The window GTGGGCCGCGAGGGCCTGGAGACCGCCCTGTTCGTCTGGGCGTCGGTGCGGGCGAGCGGCGAGGGCTCCTCGTCGCCGCTGATCGGTGTCCTGTCCGGCATCGCGACGGCCATCGCGCTGAGCTGGCTGTTCTACCGGGGCGCGCTGAAGATCAACCTGTCGCGGTTCTTCACCTGGACGGGCGGCATGCTCGTCGTCGTGGCGGCCGGTGTGCTCGCCTACGGAGTCCACGACCTGCAGGAGGCGCGCTTCCTCGGGGGCCTCCAGGACAAGGCGTTCGACGTCACGGCCACGATCCCGCCGGACAGCTGGTACGGCACGCTGCTCAAGGGCGTCCTCAACTTCCAGGCCGACCCGACCGTCCTCCAGGTCACGGTGTGGGCGCTGTATCTCGTCCCCACACTCGCGCTGTTCCTCGCCCCGGTAGGGTTCAGGCGGTCAGTGCGGACGACGGATCAGAAGGCGCAGAAGGCAACGGATGACAAGGCTGGGTCGACTGGCGGCGGGGCTCGCGACGGCGACGGTGCTGAGCGTGACGGCGAGCGGCTGCGTGACGGTGCACGGGGAGCGGGAAGTCGTGCCGGGAGCGACGAGGTCTGAGGCCGCGAAGGCCCTGGAGGACTTCACCGTCGCGTACAACAAGGCGGACAAGGCGTACGATCCGGCGCTGGACGCGGACCGGGTGACCGGTTCGCTGGGCGCGATCAACCAGGCCGGGCTGGCCGCACGGGGGAAGAACAACCCGGGCGGGAACCGGGCCCACAAGCCGCTGGAACTGACGGACGCCTCCTACGTCATCCCCGAGAAGGCGGGCTGGCCGCGCTGGTTCGTCGCGGACACCGACTCCGACCGCGACCAGGACGGCGGGAAGGCGGACACCCGCTGGCTGCTGGTGTTCGTGCGCACCGCCCCGGACGCGAAGTGGAAGGCCGCCTATCTGGCGGTCGTGGCGGCGTCCGAGGTGCCGAAGTTCCGCAGGAGCGCCGAGGGCTGGGCCCAGCCCGTGCCCTCGGCCGGCACGGATGCCGCACTCGCCACGCCCCCGGCCCGACTGAGCGCCACGTACACCGGCTTCCTCCGGACGGGCGCCCCGGACGTCTTCGCCCCGGGCGCGACGACCTCGGGCTGGCGGGACGCGCGGAAGAACACCCGCAGGCCGGGCTTCTCGTTCCAGTACATCGACCAGAAGCTGGACTACGGGACGTTCGCGCCGCTGGGCCTGACGACGGAGGACGGCGGCGCGCTGGTCTTCTTCAGCAGCAAGCACTTCGAGCGCCAGACCGCGGCCGAGGGCCTGCGTCCGGCGGTCACGGCGGACGTGCGGGCGCTGCTGACCGGCGAGGTGAAGAACACCCTGACCAAGGAACGGGTCTCCAGCCAGCTGGTCTACGTGCCCAAGAAGAGCGCGGGAGACCCCGGCGGCACGGACGGCAGGGTACGGGTGCTGAACCGGCTGCCCGGACTGATAGCGGCGCAGGGTTCCTGACCGCCGGCTCCGGGACGGGTCCCGGGCCGACGGGACGTCAGCGGCTGAGCGGCCAGGCGACCGCGTCGTGCGCGAGGTCGCTCTCGTCGGCCGTGTCCGCGTACTGCGCGCAGGCGTCGGTCAGCGCCTCCAGCAGGGTCAGCGGATCGGGCAGGGGGTTCTCGGGACCGCGGATCCAGCGGACGTCCAGCTCACCGGGCAGCCGGGCGGGCGGCAGGAGGACGTAACTGCCACGGCAGTGCCAGCGCAGTCCCGGATGCTCGT is drawn from Streptomyces sp. NBC_00178 and contains these coding sequences:
- the efeU gene encoding iron uptake transporter permease EfeU, producing MFGNYLIGLREGLEAGLVVCILIAYLVKTGRRDALRPVWTGIGIACAISLAFGAALEFGSQELTFEAQEALGGSLSVVAVGLVTWMVFWMRRTARHLRKELHDRLDSALAMGTGALVATAFLAVGREGLETALFVWASVRASGEGSSSPLIGVLSGIATAIALSWLFYRGALKINLSRFFTWTGGMLVVVAAGVLAYGVHDLQEARFLGGLQDKAFDVTATIPPDSWYGTLLKGVLNFQADPTVLQVTVWALYLVPTLALFLAPVGFRRSVRTTDQKAQKATDDKAGSTGGGARDGDGAERDGERLRDGARGAGSRAGSDEV